One segment of Panicum virgatum strain AP13 chromosome 1K, P.virgatum_v5, whole genome shotgun sequence DNA contains the following:
- the LOC120711973 gene encoding NDR1/HIN1-like protein 13: MAEPRRTRPSKFRCAAATCLALLVVVVVVVVLLWLFLHPSKLYISVDHAATTGFNLTAAGGLAGAIDLTLRAFNPNERAGVAYRWVDVGVWYNGTYLAGGHAPGFAQPPEDDTRVNVAARAASDAWTLPRDVQEGIKRERTAGKLTVDVHVVAKVRFRYGVVRTRKYTVRASCPAVTIDFVAPTSFHRVPCHVHI, translated from the coding sequence ATGGCGGAGCCCAGGCGCACGCGGCCGTCGAAGTtccggtgcgcggcggcgacgtgccTGGCGCTGCTGGTCGTGGTggtggtcgtcgtcgtcctcctgtGGCTCTTCCTCCACCCGTCCAAGCTCTACATCTCCGTCGACCACGCCGCCACGACGGGGTTCAACTTAACGGCCGCCGGCGGGCTCGCGGGCGCCATCGACCTCACCCTGCGCGCCTTCAACCCGAACGAGCGCGCCGGCGTGGCCTACCGCTGGGTCGACGTCGGGGTGTGGTACAACGGCACGTACCTCGCGGGGGGCCACGCGCCGGGGTTCGCCCAGCCGCCGGAGGACGACACGCGGGTCAAcgtcgcggcgcgggcggcgtcggACGCCTGGACGCTGCCGCGGGACGTCCAGGAGGGCATCAAGAGGGAGCGCACCGCCGGGAAGCTGACGGTGGACGTGCACGTCGTCGCCAAGGTGCGGTTCCGCTACGGCGTCGTGAGGACGCGCAAGTACACCGTGCGCGCCAGCTGCCCGGCGGTGACCATCGACTTCGTGGCGCCGACCTCCTTCCACCGGGTGCCCTGCCACGTGCACATCTGA
- the LOC120711965 gene encoding cytochrome P450 86A4-like, whose translation MEVGTWAVVVAAAAAAAYLAWFWRLSRGLSGPRVWPVLGSLPGLVQHAEDMHEWIAGNLRRTGGTYQTCIFAVPGVARRGGLVTVTCDPRNLEHVLKARFDNYPKGPFWHAVFRDLLGDGIFNSDGDTWVAQRKTAALEFTTRTLRTAMSRWVSRSIHLRLLPILEEAASDKTQHVDLQDLLLRLTFDNICGLAFGKDPETLAPGLPENAFASAFDRATEATLNRFIFPECLWRCKKWLGLGMETTLARSVAHVDEYLAAVIKARKLELAPGNGSRCDAAHDDLLSRFMRKGSYSDESLQHVALNFILAGRDTSSVALSWFFWLVSTHPDVERKIVRELCAALAASRGSHDPALWLASPFTFEELDRLVYLKAALSETLRLYPSVPEDSKHVVADDYLPDGTFVPAGSSVTYSIYSAGRMKTVWGEDCLEFRPERWLPADGARFEPHDSYRFVAFNAGPRICLGKDLAYLQMKNIAGSVLLRHRLAVVPGHRVEQKMSLTLFMKHGLRMEVRPRDLAPVIDELRGAGAAAMPATAPCA comes from the coding sequence atgGAGGTGGGGACgtgggcggtggtggtggcggcggcggcggcggccgcgtacCTGGCATGGTTCTGGCGGCTGTCGCGGGGGCTCAGCGGGCCGCGGGTGTGGCCGGTGCTCGGCAGCCTGCCGGGGCTGGTGCAGCACGCCGAGGACATGCACGAGTGGATCGCTGGCAACCTCCGCCGCACGGGCGGCACGTACCAGACCTGCATCTTCGCGGTGCCCGGggtggcgcgccgcggcgggctGGTCACCGTCACGTGCGACCCGCGCAACCTGGAGCACGTCCTCAAGGCGCGCTTCGACAACTACCCCAAGGGCCCCTTCTGGCACGCCGTCTTCCGGGACCTGCTCGGCGACGGCATCTTCAACTCCGACGGCGACACCTGGGTCGCGCAGCGGAAGACCGCCGCGCTCGAGTTCACCACGCGCACGCTCCGGACGGCCATGTCCCGCTGGGTGTCGCGCTCCATCCACCTCAGGCTGCTGCCCATCCTGGAGGAGGCCGCCAGCGACAAGACGCAGCACGTCGACCTCCAggacctcctcctccgcctcaccTTCGACAACATCTGCGGCCTGGCCTTCGGCAAGGACCCCGAGACGCTCGCGCCGGGCCTGCCGGAGAACGCCTTCGCCTCGGCCTTCGACCGCGCCACGGAGGCCACGCTCAACCGCTTCATCTTCCCCGAGTGCCTGTGGCGCTGCAAGAAGTGGCTGGGCCTCGGCATGGAGACCACGCTGGCCCGCAGCGTCGCGCACGTCGACGAGTACCTCGCCGCCGTCATCAAGGCGCGCAAGCTCGAGCTCGCGCCGGGCAATGGCAGCAGGTGCGACGCGGCGCACGACGACCTGCTCTCCCGGTTCATGCGCAAGGGCTCCTACTCGGACGAGTCGCTGCAGCACGTGGCGCTCAACTtcatcctcgccggccgcgacaCCTCCTCCGTGGCGCTCTCCTGGTTCTTCTGGCTCGTGTCCACGCACCCCGACGTGGAGCGCAAGATCGTGCGCGAGCTctgcgccgcgctcgccgcgtccCGCGGCTCCCACGACCCGGCATTGTGGCTGGCCTCGCCCTTCACCTTCGAGGAGCTCGACCGCCTCGTCTACCTCAAGGCGGCGCTCTCGGAGACCCTGCGCCTGTACCCGTCCGTCCCGGAGGACTCCAAGCACGTCGTCGCCGACGACTACCTCCCGGACGGCACGTTCGTCCCGGCGGGGTCGTCGGTGACCTACTCCATCTACTCGGCGGGGCGCATGAAGACGGTGTGGGGGGAGGACTGCCTCGAGTTCCGCCCCGAGCGGTGGCTGCCCGCCGACGGCGCTCGCTTCGAGCCGCACGACTCGTACCGGTTCGTGGCGTTCAACGCCGGGCCGAGGATCTGCCTGGGCAAGGACCTGGCGTACCTGCAGATGAAGAACATCGCCGGCAGCGtgctcctccgccaccgcctggcCGTCGTGCCGGGCCACCGCGTGGAGCAGAAGATGTCCCTCACGCTGTTCATGAAGCACGGGCTCCGGATGGAGGTGCGCCCGCGCGACCTGGCCCCGGTCATCGACGAgctccgcggcgccggcgcggcggcaatGCCGGCCACGGCGCCCTGCGCGTAG